A genomic region of Streptosporangium lutulentum contains the following coding sequences:
- a CDS encoding TetR/AcrR family transcriptional regulator: MAESSGLRERKKLRTRRALIEAALRLFTEKGYEETTLAEIAAAVDISPRTFFSYFATKEDVIFFDSQARLDRALAVLAERRPGETVAELMLRVVEHSLAWATVPDDEAVGLTAARVHLIMSVPALQARALHVLVDSQRGLAEALHRAHPEELDLVEAFALVGALVGAPTITAMALLDRGDPPDQVWAAARQALDIAVQGLRWVGSPYRPEPV, encoded by the coding sequence ATGGCAGAGAGCTCGGGACTGCGAGAACGCAAGAAGTTACGCACCCGCCGTGCGCTGATCGAGGCGGCCCTGCGCCTCTTCACGGAGAAGGGCTACGAGGAGACCACCCTGGCGGAGATCGCCGCGGCCGTGGACATCTCGCCCCGGACGTTCTTCAGCTACTTCGCGACCAAGGAAGACGTGATCTTCTTCGACTCCCAGGCGCGCCTCGACAGGGCCCTCGCCGTGCTCGCCGAGCGGCGGCCGGGGGAGACGGTGGCCGAACTCATGCTGCGCGTGGTCGAGCACTCCCTGGCCTGGGCCACCGTTCCGGACGACGAGGCCGTGGGGCTGACCGCGGCCCGCGTGCATCTGATCATGTCGGTTCCGGCGCTTCAGGCGCGCGCGTTGCACGTGCTGGTCGACAGCCAGCGCGGGCTCGCCGAGGCGCTGCATCGGGCGCATCCGGAGGAACTCGACCTCGTCGAGGCCTTCGCCCTCGTCGGCGCCCTCGTCGGCGCCCCGACGATCACGGCGATGGCGCTCCTGGACAGGGGCGACCCGCCCGACCAGGTGTGGGCCGCCGCCCGGCAGGCCCTGGACATCGCCGTGCAGGGTCTGCGCTGGGTCGGCTCGCCGTACCGGCCCGAGCCCGTCTGA
- a CDS encoding Lrp/AsnC family transcriptional regulator, which yields MDWALLTELQDDARLSYNELSRRVHLSAPAVAERVRRLEETGVIIGYHARVDPALAGRGVAALIRMSCYGPRCVLRDEQALAWPEILEVYRVTGDTCCLLRVAASSMTAFEEMIDRLAPYGHPSSMMVLSSPVPWRPLSPVQAPPQP from the coding sequence ATGGACTGGGCGCTGCTGACCGAACTGCAGGACGACGCGCGGCTGTCGTACAACGAGCTCTCGCGGCGGGTGCACCTGTCGGCTCCGGCGGTGGCGGAGCGGGTACGGCGGCTGGAGGAGACCGGAGTGATCATCGGCTATCACGCGCGGGTGGATCCGGCGCTGGCCGGACGCGGGGTGGCCGCCCTGATCAGGATGTCGTGTTACGGTCCGCGCTGCGTGCTCCGCGACGAGCAGGCGCTGGCCTGGCCGGAGATCCTTGAGGTGTACCGGGTGACGGGTGACACCTGCTGCCTGCTCCGGGTGGCCGCCTCCTCGATGACGGCCTTCGAGGAGATGATCGACAGGCTCGCGCCGTACGGCCACCCGTCGAGCATGATGGTGCTGTCCAGCCCGGTCCCCTGGCGTCCGCTCTCACCCGTCCAGGCACCGCCCCAGCCGTAG
- a CDS encoding tryptophan 2,3-dioxygenase, giving the protein MITIRQLSEQDRKTRAEANEGLPTLGFDAGTPYDDYVGTAVLHGLQRTVTDAPEELAFLVTTQVMELYFGLLRSEWRLAQRQLDEDDVAAATLTIKRTVKHFEALNAAWAALSWLTPAQFNSFRDSLGEGSGFQSAFYRHVEFLLGNKSESLIRPHRRNPEAYRELVEALNRPSLYDSVLALLARSGHAIPRAVLERDLTAEYKPSPEVEAVWAEVYGGPLAPLAEALIDLAEQFSDWRYRHLMAVRRSMGAKPGSGGSSGLSWLERSMRREIFPELWTARTLM; this is encoded by the coding sequence ATGATCACCATCAGGCAGCTCAGTGAGCAGGACCGGAAGACGCGGGCCGAGGCCAACGAGGGACTGCCCACGCTCGGATTCGACGCGGGCACGCCGTACGACGACTACGTCGGCACCGCCGTCCTGCACGGACTCCAGCGCACCGTCACCGACGCCCCCGAAGAGCTCGCCTTCCTGGTCACCACCCAGGTGATGGAGCTCTACTTCGGCCTGCTCCGCTCGGAGTGGAGGCTCGCCCAGCGGCAGCTCGACGAGGACGACGTCGCCGCCGCGACCCTCACGATCAAGCGCACGGTCAAGCACTTCGAGGCGCTCAACGCCGCGTGGGCGGCGCTGAGCTGGCTGACCCCGGCGCAGTTCAACTCCTTCCGCGACTCTCTGGGCGAGGGGTCGGGCTTCCAGTCGGCGTTCTACCGTCACGTGGAGTTCCTGCTCGGCAACAAGTCCGAGTCGCTCATCCGCCCGCATCGCCGCAACCCCGAGGCGTACAGGGAACTCGTGGAGGCACTGAACCGGCCGAGCCTGTACGACTCGGTGCTCGCCCTGCTCGCCCGGTCGGGCCACGCGATCCCCCGCGCGGTGCTGGAGCGTGACCTCACCGCCGAGTACAAGCCCAGTCCCGAGGTCGAGGCGGTCTGGGCCGAGGTGTACGGCGGGCCGCTCGCGCCGCTGGCCGAGGCGCTGATCGACCTGGCCGAGCAGTTCTCCGACTGGCGCTATCGCCACCTGATGGCCGTGCGCCGCTCGATGGGCGCCAAGCCGGGTTCCGGCGGGTCAAGCGGCCTGAGCTGGCTGGAGCGGAGCATGCGGCGCGAGATCTTCCCTGAGCTCTGGACGGCCCGCACCCTCATGTGA
- a CDS encoding LysR family transcriptional regulator has product MLDVRRLRLLRELSRRGTITAVAEALAFTPSAVSQQLAVLEREAGVALLERTGRRVVLTSAGIALVGHAEAVLERLERASAELAAARTGLTGTIRIGAFPTATRAILPAAFTVLAREHPGLEPMVDEIDPAEVAPRLRAGDLDVALVHEYDFVPAPPDLALDTEDLLEEPMYLASLEEPTCPASKDPGDPGGSGSSTGLREEPRYPGSEDAKDPEDSKGSTEELRYPGSEGPEDSGGALARRRDDPWIASTPGTLCHTMTVRACQAAGFAPRVRHHIDDFATVLAMVAAGQGVALVPELGAADPPDGVRLTELPMRRRTRIAFRRGSGTHPAVAALITALRSSVPAPILTG; this is encoded by the coding sequence ATGCTTGATGTACGGCGCCTCCGCCTGCTCCGCGAACTCTCCCGCCGGGGCACGATCACGGCGGTCGCCGAGGCGCTGGCCTTCACCCCCTCGGCCGTCTCCCAGCAACTCGCGGTCCTGGAGCGGGAGGCGGGGGTGGCGCTGCTGGAGCGGACCGGGCGCCGGGTGGTGCTCACCTCGGCGGGGATCGCGCTGGTCGGGCACGCCGAGGCCGTGCTGGAGCGACTGGAGCGGGCCTCGGCCGAACTGGCCGCCGCGCGCACCGGCCTAACCGGAACGATCAGGATCGGGGCCTTTCCCACCGCCACCCGAGCGATCCTGCCCGCCGCCTTCACCGTCCTTGCCCGGGAGCACCCCGGGCTGGAGCCGATGGTGGACGAGATCGACCCCGCCGAGGTGGCCCCCCGCCTGCGCGCGGGCGACCTGGACGTCGCGCTCGTCCATGAGTACGACTTCGTGCCCGCTCCCCCGGATCTCGCCCTGGACACCGAGGACCTGCTGGAGGAACCCATGTATCTGGCTTCCCTGGAAGAGCCCACGTGTCCGGCCTCGAAGGACCCAGGGGACCCAGGGGGCTCAGGAAGCTCGACGGGCTTGAGGGAAGAGCCCAGGTATCCGGGCTCGGAGGACGCAAAGGACCCAGAGGACTCGAAGGGCTCGACAGAAGAACTCAGGTATCCGGGCTCGGAGGGCCCCGAGGACTCCGGCGGCGCGCTGGCCCGGCGGCGCGACGACCCCTGGATCGCCTCCACCCCCGGCACGCTCTGCCACACGATGACCGTGCGGGCCTGCCAGGCCGCCGGGTTCGCCCCGAGGGTCCGCCACCACATCGACGACTTCGCCACCGTGCTGGCGATGGTCGCGGCGGGCCAGGGCGTCGCACTCGTGCCGGAGCTCGGCGCGGCCGATCCACCCGACGGCGTACGGCTCACCGAACTGCCCATGCGCCGCCGCACCCGAATCGCCTTCAGGCGGGGATCCGGCACCCACCCGGCCGTCGCCGCCCTCATCACCGCCCTGCGGTCTTCGGTCCCGGCCCCGATCCTCACCGGCTGA
- the dapA gene encoding 4-hydroxy-tetrahydrodipicolinate synthase — MTFHGVHIPLITPFAEDGEVAVEALEGLAHAVLDEGAAGLVALGTTAEVATLTGEERRTVLETCARVCGERRAPLIVGAGSADTRSTAEALDALKAWPEVTAALVTVPSFVRPSEAGVLAHFGALAERTPVPLVIYNIPYRTGQSVGVDTLRRLGELPMVAGVKHAVGGVDLDTVMLLADPPGDFAVLAGDDPFFSALLALGAPGGILASAHLRTALFAELAETWRSGDTARARALGHRLSALSASVFAEPNPTVLKGVLHAQGRIPTASVRLPLVPAGRASIEAVLRLM; from the coding sequence ATGACTTTCCATGGGGTTCACATTCCTTTGATCACTCCGTTCGCCGAGGACGGCGAGGTCGCCGTGGAGGCGCTCGAAGGACTCGCGCACGCCGTGCTCGACGAGGGCGCGGCCGGACTGGTCGCGCTCGGCACCACCGCCGAGGTCGCGACGCTCACCGGGGAGGAGCGGCGGACGGTCCTGGAGACGTGCGCGCGGGTGTGCGGGGAACGGCGCGCGCCGCTGATCGTGGGCGCCGGATCCGCCGACACCCGGAGCACGGCCGAGGCGCTGGACGCGCTGAAGGCATGGCCCGAGGTGACGGCCGCGCTGGTGACCGTTCCGTCCTTCGTCCGCCCGTCCGAGGCCGGGGTGCTCGCCCACTTCGGCGCGCTGGCCGAGCGGACCCCGGTGCCGCTGGTGATCTACAACATCCCCTACCGGACAGGGCAGTCCGTGGGCGTGGACACGCTGCGACGGCTGGGGGAGCTGCCCATGGTGGCCGGGGTCAAGCACGCGGTCGGCGGGGTCGACCTGGACACCGTCATGCTGCTGGCCGACCCTCCCGGGGACTTCGCGGTGCTGGCCGGGGACGACCCGTTCTTCTCGGCCCTGCTCGCCCTCGGCGCCCCGGGTGGCATCCTCGCCTCCGCCCATCTGCGCACCGCGCTGTTCGCCGAACTGGCGGAGACCTGGCGATCGGGCGACACCGCACGCGCGCGTGCCCTGGGCCACCGCCTCTCCGCCCTGTCGGCGAGCGTGTTCGCCGAGCCCAACCCCACCGTGCTCAAGGGAGTGCTGCACGCCCAGGGCCGCATCCCCACGGCCTCGGTCCGGCTCCCGCTCGTCCCCGCCGGCAGGGCCTCGATCGAGGCCGTCCTGCGGCTGATGTGA
- a CDS encoding Fpg/Nei family DNA glycosylase, with amino-acid sequence MPEGHTIHRLAGEHRRAFAGTAVHAESPQGRFAAGALRIDGRVLTEADAHGKHLLLGFDDDRWLHVHLGIYGKYTFGPAPAPPPTGMVRLRLSTTEEYADLRGPNTCELLDPDEKKALHARLGPDPLRADAEPELAWRRIGRSRTSIGTLLMDQSVVAGVGNIYRAEALFRQGVDPARPGRDLTHERWSAIWTDLVFLMAEGVRAGHIDTVRPEHTPEAMGRPPRVDGHGGEVYVYRRSTMPCFLCGTEVRTEVLSGRNLFWCPTCQRA; translated from the coding sequence ATGCCTGAAGGACACACCATCCACCGCCTGGCCGGGGAGCATCGGCGGGCGTTCGCCGGAACCGCGGTTCACGCCGAGAGCCCTCAGGGAAGGTTCGCCGCCGGAGCCCTGCGGATCGACGGGCGGGTGCTCACCGAGGCGGACGCCCACGGCAAGCATCTGCTGCTGGGCTTCGACGACGACCGGTGGCTCCATGTGCATCTGGGCATCTACGGCAAATACACCTTCGGTCCGGCGCCGGCGCCCCCGCCGACGGGTATGGTGCGGCTTCGCCTGAGCACCACGGAGGAGTACGCCGACCTGCGCGGGCCCAACACCTGTGAGCTGCTGGACCCGGACGAGAAGAAGGCGCTGCACGCCAGGCTCGGGCCCGACCCCCTGCGCGCGGACGCCGAGCCGGAGCTCGCCTGGCGGCGGATCGGCCGCAGCCGTACCTCCATCGGGACCCTGCTGATGGACCAGTCGGTCGTCGCGGGCGTGGGAAACATCTACCGGGCCGAGGCGCTGTTCCGGCAGGGCGTCGACCCGGCGCGTCCCGGCCGCGACCTCACCCACGAGCGGTGGTCGGCGATCTGGACGGATCTGGTGTTCCTGATGGCCGAGGGCGTGCGGGCGGGCCACATCGACACGGTCAGGCCCGAGCACACGCCGGAGGCGATGGGCCGTCCGCCCCGCGTCGACGGCCACGGCGGCGAGGTCTACGTCTACCGGCGTTCGACCATGCCCTGCTTCCTCTGCGGCACCGAGGTCCGCACCGAGGTGCTCTCCGGCCGCAACCTCTTCTGGTGCCCGACCTGCCAGCGCGCCTGA
- a CDS encoding ribosomal maturation YjgA family protein — protein sequence MSPVLRTRLLAALLAVVTVLAGLSVRALTGGWFGKYAGDALYTVLVYVLIVLVWPRVSPFRAAAGALAFSWVVELAQLTPLPAALSEASVVARLVLGSTFGAADLLAYAAGAVLAASAHALLLRRRVILTTGERAV from the coding sequence GTGTCCCCCGTCCTCCGCACTCGCCTGCTCGCCGCGCTCCTGGCCGTTGTCACCGTCCTCGCCGGTCTGTCCGTCCGCGCGCTGACCGGCGGCTGGTTCGGCAAGTACGCCGGTGACGCCCTCTACACCGTGCTCGTGTACGTGCTGATCGTGCTGGTGTGGCCCCGGGTCTCGCCGTTCCGGGCGGCGGCCGGCGCGCTGGCGTTCAGCTGGGTGGTCGAGCTGGCTCAGCTCACGCCCCTTCCCGCCGCGCTCTCCGAGGCGAGTGTCGTGGCCAGGCTGGTGCTCGGCAGCACCTTCGGCGCGGCCGACCTCCTGGCCTACGCGGCCGGGGCCGTCCTCGCCGCGTCGGCCCACGCCCTTCTCCTTCGCCGCCGGGTCATCCTCACCACCGGTGAGCGCGCCGTATGA
- a CDS encoding phosphotransferase family protein — MSDPIPAPLLEIADALVPGAPLDTARLGRGQIHHVVLLPGVAAVRISRRPAAAEAMPRRTELLRVIAASGLPFAVPEPLTPVTMFGDQAAVAVSWIDGAPLPEGEGDPARIGELLGALRELPLTPELRAVLDAPLESTGGRRWDEVLAEDVIPRFPGKWQAEGRRRLEEALALEPVPDALVHGDLGAGNVHWGEDGKLIGVLDWDLALRFDPAVDAAFMAWHGWENVREAVDGETYRRARIWDGVFDVGHLIAVLTLDGKPLLNVESYVEHIVAWLERNAEV, encoded by the coding sequence GTGAGTGACCCGATACCTGCCCCGTTGCTGGAGATAGCCGACGCGCTCGTGCCGGGCGCCCCCCTTGACACGGCACGCCTCGGCCGGGGCCAGATCCATCACGTCGTTCTGCTTCCCGGTGTCGCGGCCGTGCGGATCAGCCGGCGCCCGGCGGCGGCGGAGGCCATGCCGCGCCGGACCGAACTGCTGCGGGTGATCGCGGCTTCCGGGCTGCCGTTCGCGGTGCCGGAGCCGTTGACGCCGGTGACGATGTTCGGGGATCAGGCGGCCGTGGCCGTCTCCTGGATCGACGGCGCCCCACTGCCCGAGGGCGAGGGTGATCCGGCGAGGATCGGCGAGCTTCTCGGTGCGCTGCGGGAGCTTCCCCTCACTCCGGAGCTGAGAGCCGTGCTCGACGCGCCGCTCGAGTCCACGGGCGGCCGCCGCTGGGACGAGGTCCTGGCCGAGGACGTCATCCCGCGCTTCCCCGGGAAATGGCAGGCCGAAGGCCGGCGGCGCCTGGAGGAGGCGCTGGCCCTGGAACCGGTCCCGGACGCGCTCGTCCACGGCGATCTCGGCGCCGGGAACGTCCATTGGGGTGAGGACGGCAAGCTGATCGGCGTCCTGGACTGGGACCTGGCCCTGCGGTTCGACCCGGCGGTCGACGCCGCCTTCATGGCGTGGCACGGCTGGGAGAACGTCCGCGAAGCCGTCGACGGCGAGACCTACCGGCGCGCCCGGATCTGGGACGGGGTGTTCGACGTCGGGCACCTCATCGCGGTGCTCACCCTCGACGGCAAGCCCCTGCTGAACGTTGAAAGCTATGTGGAGCACATCGTCGCGTGGCTGGAGCGGAACGCCGAGGTGTGA
- a CDS encoding DUF2332 domain-containing protein, which produces MSRERVAVMVEHQARSCASLGSPLYAFLLERVAQDVRAGGPCAEALAGYEDAPGPDAVALRLLGGVHALVLTGRGPDLAAHYPSAGGAFDPAGPDACWHAFRAAVAAETEAVRDWMTRPPQTNEVGRANLLIAGLLRATHAGPLPIRLFELGSSAGLNLRADRFRFVHEDFAWGPADSPVLLEEAWHGAPPAWLAKAAAEHPALDIVERRGCDLTPIDPLSPGGALALRAYVWPDQIARAARLDGALRLAARVPAEVETAGAADFLAGVRLEPGTLTVIWHSIMRQYVPAAEWARVDHELDRLAASSTPEAGFAHVSFEPRRVGERHRFQLAVRLGAGAETVLAEARPHGLPARGVAA; this is translated from the coding sequence ATGTCCCGCGAGCGTGTCGCCGTCATGGTCGAGCATCAGGCGCGGAGCTGCGCGAGCCTCGGCTCGCCGCTCTACGCGTTCCTGCTGGAGCGGGTGGCGCAGGACGTCCGTGCCGGAGGTCCCTGCGCGGAGGCGCTCGCCGGATACGAGGACGCGCCCGGACCCGACGCCGTCGCGCTGCGGCTGCTCGGCGGGGTGCACGCTCTCGTCCTCACCGGCCGCGGCCCCGACCTGGCCGCCCACTATCCCAGCGCGGGGGGCGCCTTCGACCCGGCCGGGCCCGATGCCTGCTGGCACGCCTTCCGGGCCGCCGTCGCCGCCGAGACGGAGGCGGTCCGCGACTGGATGACCCGCCCGCCGCAGACCAACGAGGTCGGCCGGGCCAATCTCCTGATCGCCGGCCTGCTGAGGGCCACGCACGCCGGCCCGCTGCCGATCAGGCTGTTCGAGCTGGGCTCCAGCGCGGGGCTCAACCTGCGGGCCGACCGTTTCCGCTTCGTCCACGAGGACTTCGCCTGGGGCCCGGCCGACTCGCCGGTCCTCCTGGAGGAGGCCTGGCACGGTGCTCCGCCCGCGTGGCTGGCGAAAGCCGCAGCCGAGCATCCGGCCCTGGACATCGTCGAGCGGCGTGGCTGCGACCTGACCCCCATCGACCCGCTGTCACCCGGCGGCGCGCTGGCCCTGCGGGCCTACGTCTGGCCGGACCAGATCGCCCGCGCCGCACGGCTCGACGGTGCCCTGCGCCTGGCCGCCCGCGTGCCGGCCGAGGTCGAGACCGCCGGCGCCGCCGACTTCCTCGCGGGCGTCCGGCTGGAGCCCGGCACGCTCACCGTGATCTGGCACTCGATCATGCGCCAGTACGTCCCGGCCGCCGAGTGGGCACGGGTCGACCACGAACTGGACCGGCTCGCGGCGTCCAGCACCCCGGAGGCGGGCTTCGCCCACGTCTCCTTCGAACCGCGCAGGGTCGGTGAGCGGCACCGTTTCCAGCTGGCCGTACGGCTCGGAGCCGGCGCCGAGACGGTTCTGGCGGAGGCGCGCCCGCACGGACTCCCGGCTCGCGGCGTCGCCGCCTGA
- a CDS encoding ATP-binding protein, with protein MRIDRLDLTAFGPFTGTSLDLSAPGIHLVTGPNEAGKSTALRALDQLLYGIDMRSPYDFVHAKGALRLGALIRDSSGEALEIVRTKSRNTSLLDSDGSPMNQAVLDAALSGIDQTTFTSVFALTSTELRKGGETLARGGGDFRQALAASRSGLRLSDTLRVIDERIDALYKQRGLKPRINTRIAALKQARDRQRTASLQPQEYAQREREVMVVRESLAQLTAELKQIRSEHSRLKRLSQALPALDRRRTLLAQIDEVLAKGVLAPKEAVERLPGLLEELRVAKDSLVGTRRRLDEAVHELDELTVDDDLLAVDDAIESLSQDRKAALNAAQRLARSAGVAAELRDEAESLLRQVHPDASLSDSVRYKVPRSVRTRAQELHERRTVVESALAQGLQALDKRRRRLEEAEKRLSELPPAEDSGPLRAVLAAVPADLLSRMATADEDERRIHGIIEQILRDLKLTALAVTDAGTIVLPARAEIEAHTGALSEFKRDRRDLAKSTKELTKQLADERLSLAALLNNDPPPTDDDLAAARSARDALWTEIRDGEHARAEGFKLALDRADQLADQMRKEADRVAKRYQLELQIGGDERRLDELGEELSVLDRRAEELEAEWIHLWKDFAGPRPTPNAAPTTLENAGRLREGVSELADVRATLASLRGRAAQHMARLREELRIPEGAASLNAENALAELPELQEIAETRLALHDVAAQERTACEERITMARDELEEADAQVTDHKRDLSAWKCDWDKLLVRAELPADRDTVEALADLDRLEQVATATAEAVKSEKSAEQDTAVVERFHTALETIAAACGRRFPDDETERHELMENLHKEARANRSAAERRVFLRTENGRLMTAVDDLQETAGRLGTELAGLAEKSWVDGVEALSEAVRRRERHTGLISTLTEVTATIPSVGEDLQILMAEAADADPDRLQAELDELTDRVAVLETQQTAQSTLSGERKNELARLDGSAEAAQAAADAEITAAALVEESEEYLRLQIARSILSGCIEEYRQSQQDPILARASQLFGRLTLDGFNGLELDQEEDSPVVLARRGAHLLKVGQLSEGTRDQLYLSLRLASLELYAEEEHTLPFVVDDIFMTFDDQRARATLGVLDEMADRFQMIVFTHHNHLTDLARAELSEDRVHVHPLPRFAPAG; from the coding sequence ATGAGGATCGACAGGCTGGATCTCACCGCGTTCGGTCCCTTCACCGGGACGAGCCTGGATCTGTCCGCTCCGGGCATCCATCTGGTCACCGGGCCGAACGAGGCGGGCAAGTCGACAGCCCTGCGCGCCCTCGACCAGCTCCTGTACGGCATCGACATGCGCTCGCCGTACGACTTCGTCCATGCCAAGGGCGCCCTACGTCTCGGCGCGCTGATCCGGGACTCCAGCGGTGAAGCCTTGGAGATCGTCAGAACCAAGTCCCGTAACACATCGCTGCTCGACTCAGACGGATCGCCTATGAACCAGGCGGTCCTCGATGCCGCTCTGAGCGGGATCGATCAGACGACGTTCACCTCGGTATTCGCCCTGACCAGCACGGAACTACGTAAGGGCGGTGAAACACTGGCACGCGGTGGAGGGGATTTCAGGCAGGCCCTGGCCGCCTCCCGATCCGGGCTCCGGCTCTCCGATACCCTGCGGGTCATCGACGAGCGCATCGACGCGCTTTACAAGCAGCGGGGCCTCAAACCACGGATCAACACCCGGATCGCCGCACTGAAGCAGGCTCGGGATCGCCAGCGCACCGCGTCGCTCCAGCCGCAGGAGTACGCCCAGCGGGAGCGGGAAGTCATGGTTGTGAGGGAATCCCTCGCTCAACTGACCGCAGAGCTGAAGCAGATCAGGAGTGAGCACTCACGCCTCAAGCGGCTCAGCCAGGCGCTCCCCGCGCTGGACCGGCGCCGTACGCTCCTCGCCCAAATCGACGAGGTACTCGCGAAAGGCGTCCTGGCGCCGAAGGAGGCGGTCGAACGCCTCCCCGGGCTGCTGGAGGAACTGCGAGTCGCGAAGGACAGCCTGGTCGGCACCCGGCGACGCCTCGACGAGGCGGTACACGAACTGGACGAACTGACCGTCGACGATGACCTCCTCGCCGTTGACGACGCGATCGAGAGCCTTTCCCAGGACCGCAAAGCCGCCTTGAACGCCGCGCAGCGGCTCGCGAGATCCGCCGGTGTCGCGGCCGAACTTCGTGACGAGGCGGAGTCACTCCTGCGCCAGGTGCATCCAGACGCCTCACTGAGCGACTCCGTCCGCTACAAGGTTCCTCGGTCCGTGCGAACGCGCGCCCAAGAACTCCACGAACGACGCACCGTGGTGGAGTCCGCGCTGGCACAGGGCCTCCAGGCCCTGGACAAACGGAGGCGCAGGCTGGAGGAGGCGGAGAAGAGGCTCAGCGAGCTTCCGCCCGCCGAGGACAGCGGACCACTGCGTGCCGTCCTCGCCGCCGTTCCCGCAGACCTGCTCAGCCGGATGGCCACCGCCGACGAGGACGAACGGCGGATCCACGGCATCATCGAGCAGATCCTGCGCGACCTGAAGCTGACGGCGCTCGCCGTAACGGACGCGGGAACCATCGTGCTGCCCGCCCGCGCGGAGATCGAAGCACATACCGGCGCTCTGAGTGAGTTCAAGCGGGACCGGCGGGATCTGGCCAAAAGCACGAAGGAGCTGACGAAGCAGCTGGCGGATGAGCGCTTGTCCCTGGCAGCCCTGCTGAACAACGACCCACCGCCCACCGACGACGACCTCGCCGCCGCACGATCCGCCCGCGACGCCCTCTGGACGGAGATCCGTGATGGGGAGCACGCGAGGGCCGAAGGGTTCAAGCTCGCGTTGGATCGGGCCGACCAACTCGCCGACCAGATGCGAAAAGAGGCGGACCGGGTCGCGAAGCGCTACCAACTGGAGCTCCAGATCGGTGGCGATGAGCGCAGGCTGGACGAGCTCGGCGAAGAGCTATCCGTCCTCGACCGCCGCGCCGAGGAACTGGAGGCCGAGTGGATCCATCTCTGGAAGGACTTCGCCGGGCCCCGGCCCACCCCCAATGCCGCTCCCACCACATTGGAAAACGCCGGAAGACTCCGTGAGGGTGTCAGCGAGCTTGCCGACGTGCGGGCCACGCTCGCGTCTCTGCGGGGGCGAGCCGCCCAGCACATGGCGCGGCTCCGGGAGGAGCTGCGTATCCCCGAGGGAGCCGCGTCGCTGAACGCGGAGAACGCCCTGGCGGAGCTGCCCGAACTCCAGGAGATCGCCGAGACCCGGTTGGCTCTTCATGACGTGGCGGCGCAGGAGCGCACCGCTTGCGAGGAGCGGATCACCATGGCTCGCGACGAGCTGGAAGAGGCAGATGCCCAGGTCACCGATCACAAGCGTGATCTGAGTGCGTGGAAGTGCGACTGGGACAAGCTACTTGTCCGAGCCGAACTGCCGGCCGACCGTGACACCGTCGAGGCCCTCGCCGACCTGGACCGGCTCGAACAGGTGGCGACCGCGACGGCCGAGGCCGTCAAGAGCGAGAAGAGCGCGGAGCAGGACACAGCCGTGGTGGAACGGTTCCACACGGCACTGGAGACCATCGCCGCCGCGTGCGGCCGGCGGTTCCCCGACGACGAGACCGAACGCCACGAACTCATGGAGAACCTCCACAAGGAAGCCAGGGCGAACCGCTCCGCCGCCGAAAGACGTGTATTCCTGCGGACCGAGAACGGCAGACTTATGACGGCTGTCGATGATCTCCAGGAAACCGCCGGACGGCTGGGGACGGAGCTCGCCGGGCTCGCCGAGAAGTCCTGGGTGGACGGTGTCGAAGCCCTGAGCGAGGCCGTACGGCGGCGCGAACGGCACACCGGTCTGATATCCACTCTCACGGAGGTGACCGCGACGATCCCCTCCGTCGGAGAAGATCTCCAGATCCTCATGGCGGAAGCCGCGGACGCAGACCCCGACCGGCTCCAGGCCGAGCTGGACGAGCTCACGGACCGCGTCGCCGTGCTGGAAACGCAGCAAACCGCCCAGTCCACGCTCTCCGGCGAGAGAAAGAACGAACTCGCGCGGCTTGACGGCTCGGCTGAGGCCGCTCAAGCCGCCGCGGACGCCGAAATCACCGCCGCGGCCTTGGTGGAGGAGAGTGAGGAATATCTTCGCCTGCAGATAGCCCGCAGCATTCTCAGCGGATGCATCGAGGAATATCGGCAGTCGCAGCAGGATCCGATTCTGGCCAGGGCGAGTCAGCTGTTCGGGAGACTGACCCTGGACGGGTTCAACGGCCTGGAGCTCGATCAGGAAGAGGACTCCCCCGTCGTACTGGCGCGACGCGGAGCCCACCTCCTCAAGGTCGGCCAGCTCAGCGAGGGCACACGGGACCAGCTCTATCTCTCACTGCGGCTGGCGTCGCTGGAACTGTACGCCGAGGAGGAGCACACCCTGCCCTTCGTCGTGGACGACATCTTCATGACCTTCGACGACCAACGCGCCCGCGCGACCCTGGGCGTGCTGGACGAAATGGCCGACCGATTCCAAATGATCGTTTTCACCCACCACAACCATCTGACCGATCTGGCTCGGGCCGAACTTTCGGAGGACCGGGTGCACGTCCACCCACTCCCGAGGTTCGCCCCCGCCGGTTGA